The Lycium barbarum isolate Lr01 chromosome 9, ASM1917538v2, whole genome shotgun sequence genome has a segment encoding these proteins:
- the LOC132612142 gene encoding receptor kinase-like protein Xa21, producing MTSSLDKFEEKSKMSNEHDNLEASSSASIAPPPLSRPWVELPPELAMDILKRLGTIEILESAHRVCTAWWKVCHEPAMWHTVDLKYTNVFSSKRGQVLEKICKIAVDRSQGQLLQVSIAKFGSTDLLNYVAERCGGLQNLESLDLSNNSFSGSIPFSFVNLLSMEILDLSSNFLSGTIPRSLEKLLHLKAINVSFNDLEGVIPSGGVFANSTLQSFLRNKGLCGMHILKVPACAITNPEQQSKSKVLVLKIVTPVAISFFLIFLLVSIWIMKRKKKGKSKDVEKVMEIRTYQLISYQEIQRAANNFDESNLIGVGSSGSVYKGTLSNGTAVAMKVLDLANEQLCKRFDTECEVMRNVRHKNLSL from the exons ATGACTAGCAGCCTTGACAAGTTTGAGGAGAAAAGCAAAATGTCGAATGAACATGATAACTTGGAAGCATCATCTTCAGCCTCAATTGCACCACCACCGTTATCAAGACCGTGGGTGGAGCTTCCGCCAGAACTCGCAATGGACATTCTGAAGCGGCTGGGAACGATAGAAATACTCGAGAGTGCACATAGAGTTTGTACTGCCTGGTGGAAGGTGTGCCATGAACCCGCCATGTGGCATACCGTTGACTTGAAATATACTAACGTTTTTAGTTCCAAAAGGGGTCAGGTATTGGAGAAGATATGTAAGATTGCGGTGGATCGTAGCCAGGGCCAGTTACTTCAAGTTAGCATAGCGAAATTCGGTAGCACAGACTTGCTCAACTATGTTGCTGAGAG ATGTGGGGGCCTCCAAAATTTGGAGTCTCTTGACCTATCGAACAATTCATTTTCGGGCTCAATTCCATTCTCCTTTGTCAACTTGTTAAGCATGGAAATCTTGGATTTGTCTTCAAATTTCTTGTCAGGTACCATTCCTAGGTCATTGGAAAAGCTCTTGCACCTTAAAGCGATCAATGTTTCATTTAATGATCTAGAAGGTGTAATACCTAGTGGTGGTGTATTTGCAAATTCCACTCTGCAATCATTTCTTCGAAACAAAGGTCTATGTGGAATGCACATATTGAAAGTTCCTGCTTGTGCTATCACTAATCCTGAACAACAATCAAAGTCTAAGGTGCTTGTGCTAAAAATTGTTACTCCAGTGGCTATTTCATTCTTTTTGATATTCTTGTTGGTCTCAATTTGGATAATGAAACGAAAGAAGAAAGGGAAGTCCAAAGATGTGGAAAAGGTTATGGAGATCAGGACTTATCAATTGATTTCTTATCAGGAGATTCAACGAGCAGCAAATAATTTTGATGAATCAAATTTAATTGGCGTGGGAAGTTCTGGCTCTGTGTACAAAGGCACATTATCTAATGGAACTGCGGTGGCCATGAAGGTTCTGGATTTGGCAAATGAGCAACTGTGCAAGAGGTTTGATACCGAATGCGAAGTGATGAGAAATGTTAGGCACAAAAACTTGTCCCTGTGA